From the Glycine max cultivar Williams 82 chromosome 11, Glycine_max_v4.0, whole genome shotgun sequence genome, the window taatttggtctctaaattattttaaattgttcaatttaatctataaattttaaaaaagtttaatttaattcttgagTTCTTAAGAAAATCatcccaaatttttaaaatattcaattggattctcattaagttttttaaaaagttaatcaaTTTGGTctccaaaatattttaaataatttaatttagtcttcaagttcttaaaaaattggagatcaaattgattcatttttaagaatttgatatcaaattgaaatttttataaatttaaagacaaattgattggtttttaaaaatttgataatcaaattgaaccttttatgaaaatcaaattgaacaatttgagaTAATTTggagaataaattaataattaagcttTTGAGTAAATCAAGTTAAAAAATTGActaattttatacatattttctagacttaattttattttaagtcctCAAGTGTTATAATTATGCAATTTCAATTTACTGAATTCTAGTTATGCAAAGTGTATGTTTAGGTCCATTTGAAGACTCCAAACCTAAGTTTGCAAAGGAAACTCTTTATATTTTAGAACTCAACTTACATTTGAGAGGGAGTTGTCGTTTTGTGGAATATGACAGTCGTATAGTTTTAGTTCCTCTATCAGTCtcctattaaaaaattaataagtttgGGTGAAATGATACCGAATAATGACATGATAACTAATATGTTACATGACactagagaaataaaaaaaaataatcaaggtGTGTCAAAATATGTATCAAACATTGTTAATAGCCAAGTCATCATCTCATGTTATGTTAatagaatttattaaatatttaacaaaagacTAGCAATGTGTTTGGGTGGCATTAGAAGCCgagaaaatattaattgttttttaagaatTGTTACATTATagtaaatgaaaatttattagaaaaataaaaaattcactaatttattAAGGGTTGAAAAAAGTGTCAAtgaccaaaaattaaattattgttttattagagactgaatgcaaaaaaaaaaattatcaaaaaacaaacataaaatttgaatatttatttgggatcaacaatatgttttaGCATATAAAAATGAAGAGAGAAAATTGGGATAGAAGTGAGATGGAAGAGAAAATACAtatatgtttagttttttttttcatccttcaacaaactttcttttttggttttctaagtTTCTTTCTTCGTCACTCTTTCTCCAAATGCAAAAAGGATGTGTAAATCAATGTTGTtgttgaaggaagagagagaaaataattaatgtgacaaatgtatgataaaaaaatgtagagagagacagagaaatTTTGGGATAGAAGTGAAATGGAAGGGAAAGTAAATGCATGTTtaggttttttcctttttttctcatCCTTCAACAAACTTTCTTCGTCATTCTTCTAAGTCTTTATCTTTGTCACTCTTTTTCCAAGTGCATAGAGGTGTAAATCAATGTTGTTGTAGAAAGAACTTGGATTAATGAAGACTGCAATAGTTgtaaatattgaaattaaaagtagACTTTGAAATTGATATTCTAGTTGTAAGTCCCTGAACAATCAACTCATAAAATGTCAAAAGTGCATCAAAAAGATAAGCAAACGACCTCATTCTTGACAAATCAGTTGTCAATTTACCTAGTTAAACTAGTCGATCTGCCTTATTCTTGACaacaataatgataatgattgatgagaataataaaatgatgaCAAATATGATAGTATGTATGATAATGATATGAGAGTCTTATTAAAcaataatactaattatttatCTCTACGTTCATTGTAATTACTGCTCTACCACTGTCACCAAGTATATCATAATTTACCGTCATTATCATTATCgcattgttattattatcaatGTTATCACTGATACCAATCATCACAACTATCATTGTCACTATAATCACATTATTACTATTATGATGATTATCATTGTTATTGTAACTATCACAAACACTATCATGGTTGTTATTGTTTTGATTGTTATAAGTTAATTATCATTGTTGTTAAAGTCTTATCACCTAGTCTTTGCCCATTACAAACATTTTGATTATTGTCAAATGATatcaaatcaatataatttttggattaaagtttcaatattaaattaaaaaagtaaaatgacaaaaatttgaaaactagAAATTCACAAGTATATCGAATGACTAACAAGtttctcaatttttaaaattcgagctattttttaaaaaaatgattataaaacAATTCTATTTGAactttaatcttaaaaaaaaaactatactaGCGGGGTGACTTTGGTCTTTTTCAGCCAGGCCAGTGTGTGTGACACCGTTTATAAGCTTAGCAAGGGTTTAAGAGGTCAAACGAACGAGCGAGCACTGAGCAGCGGTTGCCGGAAAAACCATTGACGACGATGGCGGAGACGGTGAGACTTCGCGTGGTGTTCGAGGATCGTGGCATGTTGAGCAAGTCAAAGAAGAAGCAAGGGCTCAAGCGTTGCTGGTTTCTGCTTAAACCCCAACACACCGCCATTTCCGATGTTGCCTCTCATCTACTCAACACTTTCCGCCTCCACCGCACCTGTCCCCATGGCATCGTCCTATCGGTATGTATGCATATATGCATGTTGTTCGATTACTCTTtcccatcatcatcatttttaacAATCATGAAACAAATTCGCATATCTTCATTTGATGATTCGATTGGTTTATTGAGCTGTTGAGTATATTGCTTTGACGATTGAAATTTTGGATAACTGTGGTGGTTCCGTTTTTTTTAATGCAGATGGATGGTTTTGTTTTGCCATCTTTTGAATCCACTTGCATTTTGAAGGATAAGGACATTGTTTGGTGAGTTTATGCAATTatcggtgtttttttttttctttcagtttTCACTCTCATTCATGTGTTGTTGCTGTCAATATATAGTTTCTGCTTGCTGTGTTATAATGCTTGTGTATTTGTGGTAGTGTGAAGAGAAAAGGAAGCGTATCAACTGATGATAATAAACCTGCAATGCTGCCACCTGCGGCTTGTGAGAATCAGTCTATTGAGCTTCCGAAACTTCTCACAATTGAGGGCCTTCAAGAGGAGTCTGGGGGAGAAGAAACCATGTCCCACAAGGATGGCGATGACCAACTTGAAGATGCAGTTTATGTGGAATCTGAATCGGACAGGAATGTTGTctccaagaaaagaaaagcttCAAAGAAGCTCAAGAGCCCTAGGTTTGttttttcctcaaatttttaattgttagtacAACAAAGCTTATAAAGTTGTCAGAGTCTTTTCAGCATTATTTATTAGGAGGTGTTTTCTCTTCTCTGAGTGTTTCAGAATCTAGTTTTGTATAAGTAACTTTTGTGAGGTTGCTTTTCTGCTCTGACTAGGTAACATATTTTGGCAAATCTCTGTATGTGGGAGTAAGTTGGGCAATGGCATTAATCTTTCTGCtccttttttaactttaattgtTTGAGTGTATGATTAACTAGGgatctctctttttccttcgaaacctttttttctttcccctTGTTTGGAACTTTGAGTAGTTATTGGAGCATTTAAACATTATTTGGGTTGTTAACTTGATTCCATTATCTTTTACATTCAGTCAGAAGAAGATTAAGTTGTCTACTGCCGAAAACTTGTCAGTCATTCCTCAGGTCCACGAGGaggaaaacggaagctctgaagGCCATATTCATCACCAATTGAGTGTTGTCAAGAAGGACAAGAAGAAGCATTCCAATTTATCTAGTCAGTCAAATAAGTCAAGCAACCTTAATAAACAGAAGAATGACAAAAGTGATCCTACAAGTGATGAAACAAGGTGCAATTTGTTCACATTTgtgatttatataatatgtcaAATGATGTATTTTCCTTATCTGATTGTGCATTGCAGTGTATATTTTGTCCTTTTTGGGCAAGGCAATAAACTGATAAAATTTTATGGacaattttgtgtgcatgtctggtgtttttttatcttggttattttatatttatttgtctgTGTTTGTAAATTAAGAGTTGTGCTTTGATGGAGTAGAAAACAATAAGCTTTTCTGTTATGTGTAGATTGTTTGATTCCTGAGTTCCTCCTATTGTTTCTTCCAATTTGAAATCCCTGTCCCCTTATGATGAGGATGTTGGTTTCCggaatatcaaaaataaaaatatattttttttccttatttttctctGATATGCTGTACAGGTTTGTCCAGCCTCAAGATGAAAGCGAAACTAAAAAGGTAACACTTTATTTGCACTGTTTTTGAATTCACATATAGTTCTTGTTTGcactgaattaaaaataataaagttccATGTTGTCATGATGATCCGTtcacattttgattttctttaaaagtTTACCAAATTTCACTTGTAAACATATGAAGAATATTTCCAGTTTAAGGCTTTAAGCTTGATTCTTTGGTTATCAATGCTGAGGTATGATATagcaagtaaaaaatatatatatttccttcAAGTCAAATTAGCAACTTCTGCTTGTAGTTGACTTTCTGACTTTTCTCATGTCCTTCCTTCCCTAAAAAGGTAAAATGAGGTGTATCTGGATATGTTCACATGTGTTTAATAGGACTTGATGTGGCCAAATAATAGGGTTTGAAATAAAATGGATTAAATACTCAAATCGAGCCTCcaaggatatatatataacatcatTCTAGTCCTCCAAATATTTTGTACACCAATTTGGTCCTTCATAGCTTTAAATTAGTGTTGATTTGGGGGTTAAATTGGTGTCCAAAGATATACCAATACATCAAGTGAATTAATTGATGTTCATGTGTTAAACAATCAGGGACCAAATTGATATCTAAAAATCATTGAAGAATCAACTCTATGTCCCATGTATATAGAGGACCAATTTGAGTATTTGGTCAATAAAATACTCCTGTCcctatgaaaataaaagcaggaTGGCTTTCTTATTTAGTTCATGATAGTATACTGTGGTCTGTGAAGATTAGTTGGCGAATGATTTAGGAATTTCCATTTTTATGGACATGTTTCTGGATACTTCATCTCACTTGGTCATTTTATCCTGTTTCAATAGTCAATACTTTGCTATTCCATCTCTTCACAAAAGAACAGGGGATGTCTAGTATTtacactttaattttattttgtcagtTGCCTAGCAGAAGTGCTCGGCGGAAGAAAGCTAAAAGAAGATGGCTGAGGGAACTAAAATTAGAGAAtgagatgaaggagaagaaggtaATTTGGTTCTGTAATGCTACTGTAGATGTATTTATGGAGATAGGATCTTATGAACAGTGTTGTTAAATAGCCACTATAGTGGTTCTACGGTGCCATTGTGTTGTGGAATTCGTTGGTTCGCAATCATGACTTTGTTTGCTATTGCGGCATCTCAATAGATGGATGTGGGACTGCATGTGACCTTTTTCCCAATCAATCCCAGTGTCCCACTCCCCCCATGCATGTAAAATTTGTTAAACTAATCCCATATGTAATCCCTTGTTCATGGCTTCATGTAAGGATCAAGGAAGGACTCCTCCACTCCTCCATTAACATTTATTCACCTCTTCCTGCATCCTCTGGTCATCTTCAACGAGTCTCCGGGCCATTGAACTTGAGTTTATATCATGCcaaattttatgcattttatttttatttgcatacaacttaattttttttatatatgatttatgtattgatatatatatcatttatttcaACCATTATGCGGCTTTCACTATTTGCATGCAGTCCTGCACTCTATCCTCTATATGATATAGCAAATTATTGGCTTTCTGCCATTTTCCGCGATCTGCAATTGATAACATTGCTTGTGAATGATAATTTACTAGCTGTATTTGATATTGTTGACTTGTTGAGTTATAGACTTTTGTCCCCAGGTGATAGTATTGCAAGAAAACTGACAAATGATTAAATacattttgcaaatcatttgtCAGTTTTCTTGGATCACTTGTCTAAGCTTACTATTTGCATAatgtatttaatcattttttctgAAAGGAAATGTTCTTTTGTTCAAATTGTCAGCCCCATCAGACTCCAGTGCTTGAAAAAGATGGACAAGAATTACCTATCAAAGATAATAATTGTGTTGTTTCTGATGTACATCAAAAACCTGATGAAGAAAGTGGAGAAGAAGATGACATTGTTCCTGTGGAAATTAGGCCAGGGCACATTCGGTTTGAGCCCCTTAAGAAAGGTTTGAATGCAGATCTCAgctataaaattttaaagtagCAATTGTGTTTTTGGGCTTCGGGATTAATTGCTTTCATGATCTGATACATGTCCATGCTCTATTTGATGCAGATCAGGATCAGGCAGTGACACAGGATCAGTTTCCAGTGGTTGGTTTGATTTTCCTCAATAAAAGATTTACAATTTCCACTGTGTTTTACTCTCCATCATAAATAGTCaatttaatatgttaattttgCAGAAAATTGTACTATGCattaagattattattatttgcatTTGAACTTCTTACTTTATGTTTTATCTGGGGTTTTAGACTTTAGGGCTTGATGGAGAATGAAGAATGTTCCAGTCAGAAGTGACTTGTGATTGGGAAGTACATAATTTACAAAACAGCCTTTTCTTCACTCTTAGTCCTTTCTTGGGTGTGTGATGGGTAATGAGGATAGGCGGGAGGGAGCTAACAAAATTATATAGGTTTATTCTCGGGAGATACTTTGAAAGGAATCAATGTTACTAGATATAAATTTGATAGCACTTGAACAGCTTGTGTAATCCATATTTTGATTCTCACTAAAGGGCTAAGAATAGCTTGAAGTTGTAAAACTTACTATCTTGATTAACTAATCAAAGTTTGGTGCACAGATGTAATTCCATTCAGTTCTGTAATATGGTCAAAACTTTGGAGGTATTAGAGTATCAGGAGATATGCTATTATTTTTGTCATGATATTTCAATTGATTTGTAAATGTAAACTGAATGTTTCAGGAAATATTTCAGTGGAATGGAATTACCAACAAGAAGAAGGGCCAGAAATGGGGTAAAGAGAGAATGTCATTCCGTAAACAGGATGGCTACGAACATTCCAGTCAAGATTGTCCTACAGTTCGGAATGCTGAAAAGGAACAGCCATCCAATGCAATAGATTTTGATAAGCTTAAACCTTATTATACAAGCTTGCCTAAGGTGTTTTTCTTTCCTACCCCCTAATGTATCCTTATGGCATTTCTTATTCTGCTCAGTATCCTAGAAGTTAATTAACCTGTTGCAATATGCTAGGAGccatttcagctgtttttggTTATACCCTTCAAATTCTTATCTGTATTCAGTGCTATGAATCTGTAAATTCTGTTGCATGGTACTCTTTTGGTGCTTTTTAATAACTTATGTATACACTGCAGGAAGGTGATGTAATTGCTTATCGATTGATTGAGTTAACAGCATCTTGGACTCCGGAACTTTCCTCCTTTAGGGTACATATCAAGTCTGCTTTTGGATTacattattgaaaacaaaattgcatCAGAAGTTTAATACGTATTACATCTATGTCCTTGCAGGTTGGGAAAATATCTCGGTATGATGCTAAATCAAACAGGATTTGGCTGGAACCAGTTTTAGAATATCCAtttgattttaagaaaaaaatagatgagGATGCATCTTCTGTACAGTATAATCCATCCCCTTATCAAGAGAATGGTTCTTTAgaggtaataaagttatttcattttttttcccgtttatttcatttttgcaCCGTAGCTTATATAGTAGGGGAGGAGTCAATATGTCCACTATGGTAAACAATATATAAGTGGTGCTTGGTTTAGGAGAATTCAATATGTCCACTATGGTAAACAGTATATAAGTGGTGCCTGGTTTATGTTAATCCAATGAATTGATGGATTGCAGGTATATAAAACAGCTAATATCCAGACATCTTGTGCCGGTGCATttaagtttttagttttatcTTACTCTGTATCA encodes:
- the LOC100776892 gene encoding coilin isoform X2, with the protein product MAETVRLRVVFEDRGMLSKSKKKQGLKRCWFLLKPQHTAISDVASHLLNTFRLHRTCPHGIVLSMDGFVLPSFESTCILKDKDIVCVKRKGSVSTDDNKPAMLPPAACENQSIELPKLLTIEGLQEESGGEETMSHKDGDDQLEDAVYVESESDRNVVSKKRKASKKLKSPSQKKIKLSTAENLSVIPQVHEEENGSSEGHIHHQLSVVKKDKKKHSNLSSQSNKSSNLNKQKNDKSDPTSDETRFVQPQDESETKKLPSRSARRKKAKRRWLRELKLENEMKEKKPHQTPVLEKDGQELPIKDNNCVVSDVHQKPDEESGEEDDIVPVEIRPGHIRFEPLKKDQDQAVTQDQFPVWNGITNKKKGQKWGKERMSFRKQDGYEHSSQDCPTVRNAEKEQPSNAIDFDKLKPYYTSLPKEGDVIAYRLIELTASWTPELSSFRVGKISRYDAKSNRIWLEPVLEYPFDFKKKIDEDASSVQYNPSPYQENGSLEIEYTSLADVRMVKHGNPDLKTVVVSSDAWVKTTKATNDITKEKLAAKATNGSTDEKLAADQTTMGSCQPERGHITAKENGEVNVWDEINEALKAKKAKLSKEDGWSRGGESSSTRSWSHRAMRCSALGPTMALLRSNNGL
- the LOC100776892 gene encoding coilin isoform X1 encodes the protein MAETVRLRVVFEDRGMLSKSKKKQGLKRCWFLLKPQHTAISDVASHLLNTFRLHRTCPHGIVLSMDGFVLPSFESTCILKDKDIVCVKRKGSVSTDDNKPAMLPPAACENQSIELPKLLTIEGLQEESGGEETMSHKDGDDQLEDAVYVESESDRNVVSKKRKASKKLKSPSQKKIKLSTAENLSVIPQVHEEENGSSEGHIHHQLSVVKKDKKKHSNLSSQSNKSSNLNKQKNDKSDPTSDETRFVQPQDESETKKLPSRSARRKKAKRRWLRELKLENEMKEKKPHQTPVLEKDGQELPIKDNNCVVSDVHQKPDEESGEEDDIVPVEIRPGHIRFEPLKKDQDQAVTQDQFPVEIFQWNGITNKKKGQKWGKERMSFRKQDGYEHSSQDCPTVRNAEKEQPSNAIDFDKLKPYYTSLPKEGDVIAYRLIELTASWTPELSSFRVGKISRYDAKSNRIWLEPVLEYPFDFKKKIDEDASSVQYNPSPYQENGSLEIEYTSLADVRMVKHGNPDLKTVVVSSDAWVKTTKATNDITKEKLAAKATNGSTDEKLAADQTTMGSCQPERGHITAKENGEVNVWDEINEALKAKKAKLSKEDGWSRGGESSSTRSWSHRAMRCSALGPTMALLRSNNGL